Below is a window of Rhodoglobus vestalii DNA.
ATGTCAACCATGTCAGGGCACTCTAAATGGGCAACTACCAAGCACAAGAAGGCGATAACTGATTCTCGCCGCGCGAAAGCCTTCGCGAAACTGATCAAGAATATTGAAGTGGCGGCCAAGATCGGTGGAGCCGACCTCTCAGGCAACCCGACTCTCGTTGATGCCATCCAGAAGGCCAAGAAGACGTCGGTGCCTAACGACAATATTGATCGTGCGGTCAAGCGTGGCTCAGGTCAGCTCGGCGATGCAGTCGAGTACGTCAACATCATGTACGAAGGCTACGGCCCCAATGGCGTTGCGCTGATGGTGGAGTGTCTTACCGACAACAAGAACCGAGCTGCAGCGGATGTTCGCACGATTATGAGCCGCAACGGTGGCTCGCTCGCTGACCCGGGCAGCGTCGCCTACAACTTTGAGCGCAAAGGCGTCATCTCGATAACGAAGACTGAGGACATCTCTGAAGACGACATCCTATTGGCGGTCTTGGATGCGGGCGCTGAAGAGGTCAAAAATCATGGTGAGGGCTTTGAGGTAATTACCGACACGGCTCACCTCGTTCAGTCGCGGGATGCTCTGCAAGCAGCCGGAATCGACTACGATTCGTCGGAAGCCGAGTTTGTTCCTCATCTCACAGTCGAAGTAGATGTCGACACTGCTCGAAAGGTTTTTCGCCTCATTGAGGCCCTTGAAGAGTCTGATGATGTTCAGAACATCTACTCGAACTTCG
It encodes the following:
- a CDS encoding YebC/PmpR family DNA-binding transcriptional regulator, producing the protein MSGHSKWATTKHKKAITDSRRAKAFAKLIKNIEVAAKIGGADLSGNPTLVDAIQKAKKTSVPNDNIDRAVKRGSGQLGDAVEYVNIMYEGYGPNGVALMVECLTDNKNRAAADVRTIMSRNGGSLADPGSVAYNFERKGVISITKTEDISEDDILLAVLDAGAEEVKNHGEGFEVITDTAHLVQSRDALQAAGIDYDSSEAEFVPHLTVEVDVDTARKVFRLIEALEESDDVQNIYSNFDITPEVQAELDED